The sequence GTTTTGGTAGACACACACGATATCATATATGTGtactatttatttagaaatttcttacatttcattctaatttttcttttagctttcaaTAATGACGTAAAAATAGCTCAGCATACAATATAGGACAATTTCCAAACTCCACCTAGGAAAAAggctagatttttttccctaaggacCTTGCAATggagagagatatatatatggaaatatatatatatatatatatatatatatatatatatgcatttctgAAGTGAGTAGAATTACTCAGCTCTACATAAGAGTACAAATTCTAAATTCCAACATTTAAGCTGCTCCATTAAGCCAGCATCTGCTCTAAATGAATGATTTAGGACAGCTGATGCCACTTCCAGTTTTCCAGATCACAGAAAGACTCCTGATGGTCTGAAAGGATGCACTATTATTAGCTAGAGTTCTCTATAATATCACAAGTATTTCATCTCCATGTTTTTCTTCTATCTATGTGTGAAGAACCTGTACATCAGCCTCTAAACTATCAAAATAGTTTAACATTTCCTACATTATTAACAAATATGCTGTTGAAAACAGAAAGGgggtaatattttattatgtttaaaaattaagctcccaaaaataagaggaaattttatgaaaataagttaatataacTTACTCTAGAAGTATAAGGATGTTTATGAGCTCCTGAGGAGATACTTTATTCCAGTAAGTTAAGAGTGTATCtgaaaatagaatgaataaaGTGTTACATCTTGAGACAGCATAGATCTTACAGCAAATAGCTCAGTGAACTCCAAAGTACCAATAACGTAGTTTCAGCAACCATTAACTCACAGCCAATTCTGTCTCATCTATATCCTCTCCTCCTATCTCATCTCACTGCCCAATACCCACACTGTATTCTTTTGAATTAATCCCAAATATACCTTTtaatctgtaattatttcaacttcaacaattatttttatgtattttataaatgttcttttgGATGGCTTATCATCcctgaagacagaggaagggaagtTGACCTCTACCTTTTAATAAGCTTCCTAAAATTTTATGCAAGATGGTGCGTTTAAGTACACTTTTCGGAAGGTAGAGTCAAGCACCTTCGCCTGCTACTCAAAGGGCTCTGCGAACCAAACAGTCTGAGAACTTTAAACTTTAGAGGAAGAGACTGataactttctttttcctctttgccttcGGATTATCAACCTTGAAGTCCTGGCAATATAcaagcatacacacacattaaTGGAACAACTATTTCAGATATAAATGTCCCTTAAACCTATCACATATACTTCTCTTTGgagctgttcctttttttttttttttaacttcaaaaacaCTCATGGAGacgtttttaaaaagaaaagcattgcTCTCACTTAACCTTCCATTCCTTTTTTATCCTGTTCAGATATAGCTAATGGTGTCAGCAGATCcacttctaaatttaaaaacctgGTAGGGATCGCAAAAGTAGGCaatgacggggcttccctggtggcgcagtggttgagggtccgcctgccgatgcaggggacacgggctagtgccccggtccgggaagatcccacgtgccacagagcggctgggcccgtgagccatggccgctgagcctgcgctccgcaacgggagaggctacaacagcgagaggcctgcataccgcaaaaaaaaaaaaaaaaaaaaagtaggcaatGACGTAATGGCCTGCCCCGCGAGAGCCTCTGAAGATAGGGATGGACGACTAGGTAATGTTGGCTAAACGGAGGGGTGACAGGGAGGGAAGAGTGTGTGGGTTTTGACTTTATTTCCCCAATTTACTCAAGACCATGAGTACTGATAGTTTTCAACGTTTATAAAATACTGATCATCAGGAATAAGATGCTAACGTAAGGTCAAATTAgatttgtttcaaaaataaagtgagcGCTGACTTCCGGTCCACCCCTCCGCCTTCGGGCACCCTTCCGGCTCAGCGCAGCATGGCTCTCCCGGAAGTCACGGCGTTTCCGGTCTCTCTCGCCTCTCTCTCGCCTCTCGTTACAGGCCGGCTCACAGGCGTCATCTTACTTCTGCGCACTAGCTCTTCCCGCCAAAAGGAGGCTCGGGTCTCCTTTCCGCCGCCGAACCGGGCCCTTCTGTCTACCCCCGAGCCATCCTCGCACCGGCCTTGTGCTCTGAAGCCTCTTTGCAGGTCTGTAGAAGGGTGAAACTCTCGTCCCGTTCGCGGCCCAGCTCTAGTCAGCAGCCCATCCGCCATTTTGCCGGCGGCGGTTTGTCTCCACTGTTTCCCAGTCCCAGTCAGGGAGAGGAGATGCAGGCGCAGGCGGGCAACGTGGGTGGAGGAGACAAGGAAAGTGGCCAAAGCTCTCCCGCAAGAGGTAAAATGCAGGTTAGCGTCAGTGATTTGTCTTCTGACGCTTTTAAAAAAGCCTGGCTAACACTAAAAGAGCTCCATGACAAGGAGCTATGCCGTCTCCAGGGGAAACTAACCAGTCTGAGGAAAGAGCGATTGGCAGACAGAAGGCAGATGGACTCCAGAGCCAAAATTAAAGAGTTGATGGAGCAACAGAATATCCTGAATGTCACCATCAATGACCTGCAACATAAGTTAAGCTCCAAAGTATGTGACCACTGTTCAGTGAACGAAATATACAGGAAGACACTACAGAAAGAATATGACCGTATCCAACAACAAAATATGAAGCTTATTGCTGAGCTcacagaagaaaggaataaattaaaagaagaaaataaacggCTTTATGCAAGACTAAAACTGAAGGAGCAAGAGCTTTATCCTTCTAGTTCTGATAGTGATGACGACTTCATTCCTCGCACTCAAAAGACGGGGCTAGTTTTTCAGTCAGGGACCCTCCACCCACATTTCAGATACATCCGCCCTTCAGACCGGTAACGCAATCAAATACTGAACAGATGAAATCTGCAGACAAAAAGGAACAGCAACAGAGTTCTGAGCTTCCAGTTCCATTTTATAGTAAGGACCCCTCTGTGGTGCCAGAGGCCCCTCTGGAGAGTTCCTCTAACAGCAGAAAGCCTCCCACAGGAAGGAGTGCCAACCAGAAGTCACCTGCAAGTCTTCCTTTAACATCTGCACCTGGCGCTCAAGGGGGGCATGGATTTCAAGATGACTTCAGCCGTCCTGAGGACAGGCTTGGCAGTACACAAAAGAAACCGATCTTCACACAGAAGAGTAGAGCTCAGAGTTACTTCTCTTGGAGCCCTTCCAGTGTTTCTGTGGGAGAAAACCCACCTGCTCCATTAGTGCCTGCAACTGCAGATGAATATACGCTTGATGATACTAACTTATTTCGTTTtacacagagaaagggaaagccCCCTTCATATGTATTTCCTTTTGACTATACATCTTGTGGGAAAAGATCAGCGACTCGTCTTTCTCAACACAAAACTGGATTTTCAGTGAGAGATAGCTGTAACCAGACACCTTCCAATGAAGAGGTGACTGTGAGGAAGCATACTGCTGAATCTACAGGTGCAGCTGGTGCTGATAAGCCACAAGGTGAGACCCAGATTTCCATTTTGGGGTCTACAACAAAGAGAAAAGCCAGAGTACAGCCAGGAAGAAGGAAGtagctttccctcttcctttctgttAAGTAGActgcttttcttttccaagaCAACAGTCTTGCTGTCAATTCAGACTGTGTAATTGATAATCCCTGACTCTGATACACTTCTCAGAATATAATATACAAAGCAATAAGACCTACACAAAAGTTGGGCAAATGACTAAGACTTTGAAACAGTGAATTATTGCCAGTTAATAAATTTCagctacagagaaggaaactcaTTCTTCAGAATCCCTGTACTTTGATATGAAAGTGTAGGGTCTACCATCTTTTTGCTGAAATTAAGTTGCTACTGTTTATGACTGTAAGAGTTCAACATTTAACTGCATATAGAGTAACGAAAGTGAAATATTTACTGGATTTGACAAGGTATAACGAAAGTGAAATATTTACTGGACTTGACAAGGTAACTAGAATACATTCATTGAGAAGGACCAAGAAGCAGATATTCTTTGGAATAAAATGAATATGACTTAACAGATACCATGCAGCATGACTTTACATTTACAAAAAAGAGGAGATGTGACTGTAAGACAAGGGGGAACTATGAAGTTCTCAAGAAACAAAGCATTTATGGTTTTACCCATGACATGTAAAAAGCAGCCAGTGGCTTGTCACTGGTTAACACTGTATGTGGCATGTGGgcatgtgggtgtgtgtgcacacgtgtactggggtggaggagaggagaaCTAGTAACGATgcatctccctctcctccttccttctctctctccccctaccaCCCTCCTTCTTACTTTCCCTGGGCTGTGGTGGTATtcaactacttttttctttttctttccggttttttgttttccatgttgCCTCTtgggccttaaaaaaaaaaaagacaaatttactGAGTGAATTCATGTGCCATAAAACTCACCCATTTAAATAGTGCCCAATACAGTAGTTTATGGtacatttaaaaacttataaaacaaccacagttttagaatattttcatcaccctaaagaaaaaaaaaccatacatATTAGCAGTCACTTTCTATACTCCCCCATTTTTCACCTTGTGGGGAGACAAAAACAGTGAGCTGTGGCTGTAGTTATTAACTGATCCGTTATCTCCTGGAATGAAATACCACCAGAGTTGAAAATGATTTccctttactgttttctttccccaaacaTGGAGGCTTATCACATAGCCTCAATAATCTTTGATGTTTACTCTAAATCATACATTCTTAGAACTTGAAGAGTCTAGTTATTTAAACCTGTTTTATTAATATACTTTAGAATTAACCATTCATATCTAGCTTTTGATTTGTTTCAATGTTTCTAGTGAGTTAACTATcaacttattttatgtttttatatgctgccttattacaaaaaaagatttaatatttactaaaaatgaaattagaaaataagtaaaatttagcTACTGTATTATGATGATCAGAACCCAGGTGCTTTTATGTTCTTCATtcctgcttacttttttttttttgagcaaaaacagaaaaggaagaaaggggagggaaTTGTGTAAACAAATGTGGTATTGGGAATAAGATTTTACTTCCAGAGGACGTGCAGTTTATGAAAATCCTTTggttatattttatcatataagGTAAAGAGGAAATGGTAATACTAGTTAATAATACAATTGTACAccagggaaaaaagaacagagcctgGAAAAGAACCTGACACCATGCAAAACTGTATAATGGTACTGCAAAAGATAACAACGACATTCCTTACCCTCAAAGAACCCTTCCtgtctttttgtttgcttctgaTTTTCCAAATCCTGGGTCAAATAAAAGCTAAAGTGTTAACTATGGCActggttattgttatttttttgtttatgttgGTCATTTAATGCATTATATGCTctgcatgaaaaaaatgtttagtacTTCTAAAACTATTGCCTCATTttagaaactaatttttaaatcaaaaaaaagttatttcaaagAATCAAACTTGTATGACCGAAATGAAcctattttaagttaaaatatggGAACATTCTAAGGTCAGAGTCTTCAAAGTTCTGTTTCTAATGTGCATGTGTTCTACATGCAGATGATGgtcaaatatttgttgtatgaaCTTGTAAACCTGTGAGGGTGGAGTACAGTCCACGATTAATATGCTGGTAAGTCACCTTCAGAAATCATTTTTACTATACACAAATAGCACATCAAGAGGCTTCTGATTTCATACTGATCCAATCGGTTATACTGAGATACACTACTCCTTGCAGAACTCTGCCGAGTCTGTAATACAAAGATAGGACTTTTCTGAAACAATATTGGTACTGTAGCTTCCCATAGCCTTTAACTCAATAACTGTTTTAACCATTAGTCCTGTTTGGGAAAATTCTAAGCATAAATCCAAATTTTATATCACATTTGGAAGGTAAATGGGCTGACTCTTCTTTGCTACTGTACCTAATAATATCACTGGAAATTACCTTGCAGTCTTTATCAAGATATAGCCATGAATATACTGTGTATGTTTCATTCCCATAGGTCCTGTGTTTtagtaagaaaacattttgaataatCATATGTGGCTATTCCAGGAAAAAATAGCTTTTACGTCAAGGAGAAACTTAACTAAGGTACATTGAAGCATAAGAAGCATTTTAAACTCTTTAATTTCAATCTCTCAGAGTTTATTAAAATCCAATGTCTAAATAATAGGTCAGAAAACCTATCTTAAAAAGGGGGCTTAATGACATTACAAGATAATTTTACTAAGGAGGACCCAGTAACACTTCAAAATTAGAGCCTCTACAAAGTAGTGATGTTCCTATTATTTAGTGACTTTTGTTAAAATATCAGTTAAAAATGACAAGATCTGACTTATTTGGGGATTTGTATGAATACAGCAATGACAATCTCCTAACGAATGTACCCTTGTTAGAAACCAATACTTTCAGCTGAGCTAACCTGGGCTGGGGATATATATTTACTAATCTAGGACTCACCAAGAACTTCTACTTGGAGCAAAACATCTAGGTCCTGAACGCTTGCTAGCTGTGTGGCTactggcaagtcatttaacctctttgtCCTTTATGTGTCTTACCTATGACAGTGTCTGTTGTCTTAATTCTAAATGGTGTGAAATAAGAACCTTTATGATTGAATTACTAACTATGCAAAGACTCAATGGAGTATatagtccagtggttctcaagggGTGGTTCccaaccagcagcatcagcatcacctaggaacttAGAAATACAAATGAGCAAGCCCCCCGACTGACGGAAACAGAAATTCTGGGGATGAGGCTCAGCTATCCATTTTTATAAAGTCCCCCAGATGCACCCTAAGAAAGCCATGATCTAGGAGAAAAAGTGCCGGAATTAGAAAACCTGGGTTCAGGCCTGGCCCTGCCATAGTTGTGTGGTTGTCCTAAGTCACAATCCcagttttaatttgtaaattgagagttggaatttattatttttatggacCCTTCTAACTCTAATTTTATATGATTCTCTGATTTTATGTAGCAGCGTGACAAGGCTTTACTGGTCTAAAGTGAGGTTTCTCTGTCTCAAGGCAGACATATCCCAAACTTCAATGTCAGGCTTGAAATAATTTGATAGAAGAGTTAGAGAATATATTGTGATTAAGTGATTCTGGGATGCTGAGATCATCCATTTGGGGACctaatttttcttctcccatGTTAATGTCATTACTCtattacaaaagaataaaaagctgaATCCTGCCAGGGAGTGATTTAAGTGACAAGGTACATTAGGCATTTTAAACTTGAACCTTCCCTCTCTAGAACAGGTTTACAGAGTGCTAGGGTTAAAGGAGGTATTCAAAGTTAGAACTCTTAAAGATGAATGCCTTATCCTctataaacagttttaaaatatccaaGTAGCAGCTGCCAGGATAGGAAGGAACTGCTACAACATCCAAGCATTATGGGATGCTTTTTAAAGATCCAGTACAGACTACAGGAGAGTAGAGAGAACCCTATTTGCATAAAAAGAAAGACTGCTGTAGCTTAACACATCACTAGGGTTATCCTATGTATTTAGGTTCTTACATTTTCACCAGTGCTGCCCTGATCTGGAAATCCTGTTGCTCCTTCTGGGATGAGGGAACCTCTCGAATCTTCCCTCTTAATTCCATGTCCATTTTGAAAAGACCCATAAGCTGGAAAAAAGCCAAGTCCTTGTTAGCAACAGGAGGaactgtcaaaaatatttttaaaactaagcacTGGGTTAATTTAAGTAAAGACATAATTTTAGGAATAGATCTTGGTCATCTAAAATGTGAAGTTTATATATTACATCAAAACACCATAAGAAGCCAAATAAAGggtaagcattttttttccttgaaacacTTTAACGTGTATGAAACTACAAGAAATTCCTTGCAAGTcataaaataaaggcaaacaaTTAGATAATTTTATAGATAGGGAAGTTTGGCCCAGAAAAAGGAAGTGTCTTGTCCAGGACTGGAGACAGATGATTGGAAACcagtgtttttctcattttcttagtATACTTAGCTAAATTTTATACAAGCTGAGACAAGGAAACCTAAGCAAAGAAATGTGGCTGCAAGTGTaagattttaattaaactttagTAGAGATTGTGCTATGtatagtttttattatgaaatatttcaaaaatacagaGACGTATAGGGTACATTTCTAAACAGCCATGCCATGTACAATCTTTAAAGGACTTTTAATTACCGGTGTCTTTGTCAGTGCTCAGACTCCCTCTACTTGTAGGTGAAGCGAAGCCACATGCAAACTCATCTCTGGATGCCTGTAACACAGTGTGATACCTCTGtcatttaaatacatttgtaCACTAGGATAAGAAATCGGAATTAACAATGAGATGGTACCCTAATTTTAAACAAAGCTCACTGTGAAAGTCTAAATCACGTATCAGTATTGGTATTTAGGGgacatctcttttaaaaatggatcctgggggcttccccggtggcgctggtaccgtgagccatggccgctgggcctgcgcgtccggagcctatgctccgcaacgggagaggccacagcagtgagaggcctgcgtaccacacacacaaaaaagaaaatggatccTGGTACACTGTTACAACCATGACCTCTGGCAAAGTGACACAACTCTAGGTGGCTGGTAAAAGCTGCAACTGGTGTGATCTAAACATGATTCCATTCTCCTCCTTGAAGCAAGGGCAATACTAGAAGGAGAGGTGTGACCAGAGGCCCTACATGATCTTGAGTTGCAAAAGAAAGAACAGgtaagtaaaatatttccaaatatcacTGTCAAATGTTGTGGAGTAAGCATAAGCATGAGTAACTGTGTTTGTGAAGAAAGGCTTGCTTGCCACCCAGGTAAGTGATATAGCATCCACATTTAGCTGATTTACATAATTGGGAGGTACAGGCAATCAAGTGAGGCTTAAAAGCAGCTTTCTCAGGAACCCAGGGTAGGCTTGACAAATCGATGGACATTTATTATGGGGAATTTCCAAAGGAAGCTGTAAAGGACACAGTTTCACCTGCCACCCAACAATGTGACTTGGCTACTGAACATGTGAAGGTGATCTTGGGCCAGACAGAGcgtggagtgggggtggggcaggagttATTAGTCGCACTGGACAGACTGTAaagtatacaccacattttaaaatggcaattGGTAAAATGGAGCATGTCCAGAAGACTCCAACCAAGAAATGTAAAGGGTTTGAAACAACAAATGATGAAGTGGAGATATCTGGCCTGAAGAAAAATTTAGAAGGGACATGTGTGAAGGGGTATCACGTGGAGGTAGAAATGGATGTGTTCTATGTATCACTAGAAGACAAAACTAGGACCAGTGGATAGAAAATCTTGTAGATCTAATGTGAGAAGGAAAGTTTTAATTACTACTATGGCAAAATGTTCTTTTGCCAAGTGGAAGACTGATCACCTCCAAAGTTCCTTTCAACTCTAAGATTCTAAGGGGAGAAAAAAGCACACACCAACTGTGATGAGTTAAAAGCCACTCATCAGGAAGTGCTGAAAGGAGGCTGTCAAAGAGGAGAAGCAAAGGAATACAGTTTAATCCCTGGTGCCTAATATTTTGCAAAGTGAATGTTTTGTTCAGTTTTCCggttgaataaatatatgaaggCATGTAACAGCagcaaatcttaaaaagaaaacactgagcaCAGAGGATTCTCGGTGTTCTCTTGGACCTCGttactcaaagtatggtccttAGATGAGAAAAAGCCAAGAGCCTGTTTGAAACGCATAATCTCAAGCTCCACCCCAGGGCTACTATATTAGAATCGCTGTCTTCATTCCCCAGGTGACCCATATGCACATTAagatttgagaagcactgctccaggaaaaagtataaatttaaaatgttgtaaaaGGTGCACTATTGAGACCATACAGCGTATGACCCTAATTCTGAATACAGTCAATAAAACAGGATAAAATGCCAATAGAAACACATTACTACTTACAGAATTAGGCATGGCTGCACAAGAATACAAGGTATCTCGACCTGCTAATCGCTGTATATTTTCCAAAAGCAGTCCAACAAATGGGAGGTACAATTGTGCTATTTTGGCTTGTTGgttctgaaaaataattatcaaaagcttaatagatatataatatgcctgtattacaaataaagttggcTCCATCTGTCCGTTTAAACACTAAAAGCAAGCTAATATCCATAACAAATTAGTGAAGCATGAGTCTCTTTATACTCATAGTCTCTAACTGCCACACCACTTTGTTGGTATTTGAATTTATATACAATAGAGAGTCGAAGCACATCCCTCAAACATCACTACATAACAggcaaaagtttatttttttttaatagcagatCATATTAGTCCTGCTCTTTAACTCCAGCGAGGGTTGAGTTTGATGAGAGCAGGGAtcctgtctgtcttgttcactgcttcATCCCCAGTGCCTGGGCACATAGTATATGGTCAATATACattagctgaatgaatgaatagatggaagaagtaaaaaaatGGTGAATTACtgtattcattcaagaaatatgtcTTTGCTTTGAGTAAAGCTGCAATTAAAATTACGTGATCTTAGCCCCCTAAATCAATTATACAACTTGGGAGAttgatatatttgtaaatatgcaAGTGAAGCTGGCCACTGGTCATCTTAATGAATGTGGTACCTCTTATACgaatttatttattgcttttctcagCTATAGACATTCCTCACCAGATATGTACATACATTCAAATCAGCCAAACCAGTGGTTGTGATGGCACAAGAGTTGCCCTCCATACTTTAGGACTTTGGGAGGTTTGTCTGTAGACTTAGATAAGGCCTCTAGGGTACAATGGTTAACCTATAGAATACAGATCAATAGTGTCTCATAGTTCCATTTATTCTTGAAATTGAACaatttttcatatgttaattGTCCATTTGTACTTCCTCATTTATGAGTTTCAGGAACTCTTAACAGACCTACTTCTAATACGCAACCCTAATCAGTAATGGTCTCTATCGCTAGgagattctggttcagtaggtctgggctgggTCCCAGGAATCTGCCCCAGATGGTGCTGATGTGCActgaggtttgagaaccactgatctagttcAATATCCTGCTCAAGGCAGGAACAGCCCTTACCTGCATCCTTGACAGACGGTTagtttttaaacttcttaaaCACTCCAGTCCTTTCAGAGGTTCTGTTAGAAAAATCCTTTAGCAGTTAAGTTCTACCTGCTAGTTATAGCCCACTTCCACTTTACATGGCAACCCTTTAAATACTTGGAGACAATTACCACAAATTGTCTTAATTCACTCTTCACAAGGCTAAATAGCTGTTACTACTTTCCTTTATTCTTCACATGGCTTTGATTTCAAGAGTttccaccatcatcatcacccttTCTCGGCAGTTCTCTAATTTTCCAGGGTCCCACTTAAGATTTGAGAGTCAGTAtagtctagtggttaagagcacagattttGAATTTTAGACACATGAATTCCAGCTCTCCCGTTACTAGTTACTTGATTGTGATCAAGTCACAACCACAGTTTTCTCTTtagtaagatggggataataacagtgaCATTAATTCATGTAAGCTAATGtttaatacagtgcctggcatatagtgagtcctcaataaattttagctactattattaatattatagcTTCTAGATGGGAATTCATTTTAGT is a genomic window of Phocoena sinus isolate mPhoSin1 chromosome X, mPhoSin1.pri, whole genome shotgun sequence containing:
- the LOC116747091 gene encoding dedicator of cytokinesis protein 11-like; amino-acid sequence: MDRGFVFNLINDYISGFSLKDPKVLAEYKFEFLQTVCNHEHYIPLNLSMAFAKPKLQRVQDSNLEYSLSDEYCKHHFLVGLLLRETSIALQDNYDIRYTAISVIKNLLIKHAFDTRYQHKNQQAKIAQLYLPFVGLLLENIQRLAGRDTLYSCAAMPNSASRDEFACGFASPTSRGSLSTDKDTAYGSFQNGHGIKREDSRGSLIPEGATGFPDQGSTGENTRQSSARSSVSQYNRLDQYEIRSLLMCYLCIVKMISEDTLLTYWNKVSPQELINILILLEVCLFHFRYMGKKT